In one Alnus glutinosa chromosome 12, dhAlnGlut1.1, whole genome shotgun sequence genomic region, the following are encoded:
- the LOC133852569 gene encoding CBS domain-containing protein CBSX6-like: SLGTVSSFIPSFCARLIGALEMMKQGVKRLLVPKSLGWKGMSKRFSILYNGKWLKNIDTSAGSSNYLNANSSNNVNANSNRTSSSTTIIRDKLCCLSREDVIRFLIGCLGALAPLPLSSISSLGAINPNYYSIEASLPAIEATRKLPEDPTAVVVEHLPDGRYKITGDISATKLWKCDYLAAAWALANLSAGQFVMGVEDDVTLRSLPDFAVNSAVGNNNLANGGGGSTRPKKFSSRSIGVGDKSHSTRSNEEIQKYKKYNNQSYITSQSTGL; encoded by the exons TCCTTGGGTACTGTATCTTCATTTATTCCCTCATTCTGTGCAAGATTGATAGGTGCACTGGAGATGATGAAGCAAGGGGTGAAGCGTCTTCTTGTTCCCAAGAGTCTGGGATGGAAAGGCATGAGCAAGCGATTCTCAATTCTCTACAATGGTAAGTGGCTTAAGAATATTGATACCTCTGCTGGCAGCAGCAATTACCTCAATGCCAACAGCAGCAATAACGTCAATGCCAACAGCAATCGGACTTCCTCTTCCACCACCATCATCCGTGATAAGTTATGCTGTCTGTCAAGAGAAGATGTCATCCGTTTCCTTATTGGTTGCCTTGGTGCTTTGGCTCCACTCCCTCTGTCCTCCATTTCCTCCCTTGGAGCCATCAACCCAAACTACTACTCTATTGAGGCCTCCTTGCCAGCCATTGAAGCAACTCGAAAGCTCCCTGAAGACCCTACTGCAGTAGTTGTGGAACACTTGCCAGATGGTCGGTATAAGATCACTGGAGATATCTCTGCCACCAAACTATGGAAATGTGATTACTTAGCGGCAGCATGGGCTTTAGCCAATCTTTCAGCCGGACAATTTGTGATGGGAGTTGAAGATGATGTGACCTTAAGGTCATTGCCTGATTTCGCTGTAAATTCAGCAGTTGGCAATAACAATTTGGCCAATGGAGGTGGTGGATCAACAAGGCCAAAGAAATTTAGTAGCAGGAGTATTggtgttggggataaatcccactcaacccgatccaatgAGGaaattcaaaa gtacaaaaaatacaacaatcaGTCGTATATTACATCACAGAGTACaggattgtga